One Thomasclavelia spiroformis DSM 1552 DNA window includes the following coding sequences:
- a CDS encoding transposase produces MIQCHKLKSKIEKGYMMMTKPTFTDEFKQGVVQYVLEHPDESKVAIAKQFGIADSTVHKWLKDASSNDGVINSRGSGNYSSDEAKEIARLKKN; encoded by the coding sequence ATGATACAATGTCATAAGCTTAAATCAAAAATAGAAAAGGGGTATATGATGATGACTAAACCAACATTTACAGATGAATTTAAACAGGGAGTTGTTCAATATGTTTTAGAACATCCTGATGAATCTAAAGTAGCTATAGCTAAACAGTTTGGTATTGCTGATAGCACTGTTCATAAATGGCTTAAAGATGCCAGTAGTAATGACGGCGTAATTAATTCAAGAGGAAGCGGTAATTATTCAAGTGATGAAGCTAAAGAAATTGCCAGATTAAAAAAGAACTGA
- a CDS encoding excisionase → MNDIQVPVWEKYAMTVEEASQYFSVGQNKIRQLAQQDRFGNWYMMNGNRLLIKKKQFEKMLDKIDTI, encoded by the coding sequence ATGAACGATATTCAAGTCCCAGTATGGGAGAAATACGCCATGACAGTAGAAGAAGCGTCCCAGTATTTTTCAGTCGGTCAAAACAAGATAAGACAGCTTGCCCAGCAGGACAGGTTCGGCAACTGGTATATGATGAACGGAAACCGCCTGCTCATCAAGAAAAAGCAGTTTGAAAAAATGCTGGATAAAATAGACACAATCTAA
- a CDS encoding IS3 family transposase — MKEKSKKDKQTSVTGMLKKLQLSKSGYYEYLKRKPCKRKIRKARITERIKKIYKDSKEIYGAPKITEILKKEGEKISEKYVGNIMRENNIKAHYIKPYTITTKDCDFSNKLKNILNRDFNPKAPNQAWCTDITYIWTADEGFVYLTSIMDLYSRKIIAWTLSKTLEVDEVLKCLETAKKRRKSAKPIVIHADRGVHYTSKKYKRLTKQMKRSYSQKGTPWDNACIESYHALIKREWLNRFKIINYNHAYKLVFEYIEGFYNTIRVHSHCDYKSPNEYEHDYLISIN, encoded by the coding sequence ATAAAAGAAAAATCTAAAAAAGATAAACAGACTTCAGTTACCGGTATGCTAAAAAAATTACAACTGAGTAAATCAGGATATTATGAATATTTGAAAAGAAAACCATGTAAACGAAAAATCAGAAAAGCTAGAATCACAGAAAGAATCAAGAAGATCTATAAGGATTCAAAAGAAATATATGGAGCTCCTAAAATAACTGAAATACTAAAAAAAGAGGGAGAAAAAATAAGTGAAAAATATGTAGGAAACATAATGAGGGAAAACAATATTAAAGCTCATTATATCAAACCATATACAATAACAACAAAAGACTGTGATTTTTCAAATAAACTAAAAAATATTCTAAACCGAGATTTTAATCCAAAAGCACCAAATCAGGCATGGTGTACTGATATAACATATATCTGGACAGCAGATGAAGGATTTGTATATTTAACCAGTATAATGGATCTCTATTCAAGAAAAATAATAGCATGGACATTAAGCAAAACATTAGAAGTAGATGAAGTATTAAAATGTCTGGAAACAGCTAAAAAAAGAAGAAAAAGCGCAAAACCAATAGTAATCCATGCAGATCGCGGAGTGCACTATACATCGAAGAAATACAAAAGATTAACTAAGCAGATGAAAAGAAGCTATTCACAAAAAGGAACACCGTGGGATAATGCGTGTATAGAATCATATCATGCATTGATAAAAAGGGAATGGCTGAACAGATTTAAGATTATAAATTATAATCATGCATATAAGCTGGTATTTGAATACATAGAAGGATTTTATAATACAATAAGAGTACATTCACATTGTGATTATAAATCACCTAATGAATATGAGCATGATTATTTAATTAGTATCAATTAA
- a CDS encoding IS3 family transposase (programmed frameshift) — MARERRTYSDEFKQKMVELYNSGKPRAELVREYELTPSALSSWIKKYNNTGSFHVEDNRSDEEKELIRLRKENQRLKMENDIFKASSADHGTKINVIISNADKYPVSAMCKLLDIPRSSLYYNRNNKLNKKKSNDHYLTALVKEIFKNSRNNYGSRKIKIELAKLGHIVSKRRIRRIMQENGLVSSYTVKQYKVHHAACNNDNIENRLNRNFNQKERMKVVVSDLTYVNVDGKWNYICLMLDLYNREIVGYAASKNKNAKLVEKALYSIKYDLRKIDLFHSDRGNEFKNEDIENALKAFNINRSLSAKGCPYDNAVAEATYKIIKTEFAFNKRFESFEELELELFDYVNWYNNVRIHGSLGYKTPVEFRMFS; from the exons ATGGCAAGAGAAAGAAGAACTTACAGTGATGAATTTAAACAGAAAATGGTCGAATTATACAACAGCGGAAAACCAAGAGCTGAGCTGGTTCGTGAATATGAACTGACTCCATCTGCTTTATCTTCATGGATCAAAAAGTACAATAATACTGGTTCGTTCCATGTCGAGGACAACCGCAGTGATGAAGAAAAAGAACTAATCAGACTCCGCAAGGAAAATCAGCGACTGAAGATGGAAAATGATATTT TTAAAGCAAGCAGCGCTGATCATGGGACGAAAATAAATGTTATCATTTCCAATGCAGATAAATATCCGGTCAGCGCAATGTGTAAATTACTAGATATACCTAGATCATCATTATATTATAATCGTAATAATAAATTAAATAAGAAAAAATCCAATGATCATTATCTGACTGCTTTAGTAAAAGAAATATTTAAAAACAGTCGAAACAACTATGGTTCAAGAAAGATTAAAATAGAATTGGCTAAACTGGGCCATATTGTCAGTAAAAGAAGAATTAGACGTATTATGCAGGAAAATGGCTTAGTATCAAGCTATACAGTTAAACAGTATAAAGTACATCACGCAGCATGTAATAATGATAATATAGAAAATAGACTCAATCGTAATTTTAATCAAAAAGAGAGAATGAAGGTAGTAGTTAGTGATCTGACGTATGTTAATGTGGATGGAAAATGGAATTATATATGTCTTATGTTAGATCTATATAACAGAGAGATTGTAGGATATGCAGCCAGTAAGAATAAAAATGCCAAGTTAGTAGAAAAAGCACTCTATTCAATAAAATATGATTTACGAAAAATAGATTTGTTTCACAGTGATCGAGGAAATGAATTCAAAAATGAAGATATTGAAAATGCATTAAAGGCATTTAATATAAACAGGTCATTAAGTGCTAAAGGATGTCCGTATGATAATGCAGTTGCTGAAGCAACATATAAAATTATAAAAACAGAGTTTGCATTTAATAAAAGGTTTGAAAGTTTTGAAGAACTGGAACTAGAATTATTTGATTATGTAAACTGGTATAATAATGTGAGGATACATGGTTCACTTGGCTATAAGACACCAGTTGAATTTAGGATGTTCTCATAG
- a CDS encoding undecaprenyl-diphosphate phosphatase, translating into MDIIEILKAIVLGIVEGITEWLPISSTGHMILVDEFIKLDVSAEFLEMFLVVIQLGAILAVVFIYWKKLFPFDYKNHWKVKRNIVTMWFKILVACIPAAVIGLLFDDVLNELFYNPLTVSIALIVFGILFIIIENYNKNRSAKINSLREITYTTALIIGIFQLIAAVFPGTSRSGATIVGALLIGVNRRIAAEFTFFLAIPVMFGASLLKIVKFGLVFSAFEFVLLVVGMLVAFIVSMITIVFLMDYIKKHDFKVFGWYRIILGVIVIAYFMFLN; encoded by the coding sequence ATGGATATAATTGAGATATTGAAAGCAATTGTTTTAGGAATTGTAGAGGGGATAACAGAATGGCTACCAATTAGTAGTACAGGACATATGATTTTAGTTGATGAGTTTATTAAACTAGATGTCAGTGCTGAGTTTTTGGAGATGTTTTTAGTTGTAATTCAATTAGGGGCTATTCTTGCAGTTGTGTTTATATATTGGAAAAAATTATTTCCGTTTGATTATAAAAATCATTGGAAAGTAAAAAGAAATATAGTAACAATGTGGTTTAAAATACTTGTTGCTTGTATCCCAGCTGCAGTAATTGGGCTATTATTCGATGATGTTTTAAATGAGCTGTTTTATAACCCGTTAACAGTATCAATTGCATTAATTGTATTTGGAATTTTATTTATTATTATTGAAAACTACAATAAAAACCGATCTGCAAAAATTAATTCATTAAGGGAAATAACTTATACTACAGCATTGATAATTGGAATTTTTCAATTAATTGCTGCTGTTTTTCCTGGTACTTCTCGTTCTGGAGCAACAATTGTAGGAGCGTTATTAATTGGTGTTAACAGAAGAATTGCTGCTGAGTTTACATTCTTTTTAGCTATTCCGGTAATGTTTGGAGCTAGTTTATTGAAGATTGTTAAATTTGGATTAGTTTTTAGTGCTTTTGAGTTTGTTTTATTAGTCGTAGGAATGTTAGTAGCATTTATTGTTAGTATGATTACAATTGTATTTTTAATGGATTATATTAAAAAACATGATTTTAAAGTATTTGGATGGTATCGTATTATTTTAGGTGTTATTGTAATTGCTTATTTTATGTTTCTTAATTAA